A segment of the Elaeis guineensis isolate ETL-2024a chromosome 6, EG11, whole genome shotgun sequence genome:
TACTCCAAATGAATCAGGTATGCAACTACTAGATTGTTGCCTAGTCACTAaatgaaaaatcaaaatattaataGAGATTAGTTACCAATCCATGCATACATGACAATTTATTTTTAGTAATTATAGAGGCCAGAGGGTAGGCCATTGTGCAACGTTAAGGTTGTTCAATTGTGATCAAGGTGCCATATATTTGAAATATGGAATAGTCTCTATAAAGCTGCATACATCTAATCTTTTTTTGAGATGAAAGCCTGTGCATTAGGATGCCTCTTTTTCTTGCAGTGACGGAGGCTTAAAAAGAGACGTATGTTCAAGGAAAAAATATAAATTGGCACCCTCCACTCCAAAGCAATGTTCAAGGAAAAAGAGACATACGGACCATGGAGATCCATGGTTTAATGTTGCAGATTGGTTTATAGTTGAATGGTTGGGACTTATTTACGTGGGAAGAGGTTCTTCGTTGAAATTTTTGGTAGTCTTATTTTGTAAGTGCTTTGACCAAGATAATTAAGTTCTACTTTTGTTCAATAAAAAAGATCACTCATGATCAAGATAATATGTCATCATTGGAGGAAGGTGGAGGTGGGGGAATGGACCACATACTTCTAATTTGATTTTACCGTGGCCGCAATGCTGATCATCAAGTCGACACATGGTGGTGGATTTCTGGCGGTCCAAACGTAGCCAGGTGCCTTCCGAGGTTACTTTACCCATGCTTCCGTATGAAAGCAGCCAATTACGTTCCGTATGAATCAAATTTCTAGATAAACATGCAGGTGTAACCTAGACGGATCAAATGCTGTCCAACTACACAAAGTTGGTAGTGCTTAGACTCAAACAAACAGAGCAAAAGGGAAGCCAAATCAAGAACAAATTAAGAAACCTCATATGAAAGCTATGGTCAGGGCTTAACTTTAGTGGTTGGCACTTGGGGGAAGGTTTCTATAATTACGTGAGGTAATTAAACTTTGTTTATGCACTTGTTAGTTATCTAATTCTAAAGAACAAATGCATGGTTCCTTTTTAAGTAGAAAAAGGAAATAGCTTGTTCAGCGAATGCATATATTTGTCAATCCCCACGTAAACAAAGCACCAAAATTTCAAAGCTCAGTTACCTCTAGGAGAAGGTTCGGCACCGAAAGTTACCGGAACTTGCTTGCAAGGACAAACCCAGTATCATACGGCAAGGGGCTCTGCGGTCAACCACAACCATCACACGAGATATTGAGGTATTAGTTTAAAGAGTAAACGCGCTAAGCGAGAGCCATGAGCACGAGGCATGACAGAAGGGACTAGTTCACACCTTATCTCGATAAAGGTCAAATTGCCCAAAGAATCTTTGTGGAGAACTAGCCTGGACGAAGAAAAGCTTGAACAAAACGCGACAACATGCACACGTTATCACAAGGCTAGCAAGAAAGAAGTCAGTCAACCAATGCTTTTTTAGCTGCCAAGAGTGTGGTTATTGGTTGCTCTTGGGAATTTAATCTGTAGCTTCTCCTAGAGGATGAGAACTAAGTTATATTTAATTAGAGCTTAGGCTTAGCTATATAGAAAATAACGTGATTGACTTAGACTGCTCAGAGGACCAGATAGTGGATCTATGGATAGCCCCCGTGAAAGTGGGAATAGAAAAAGTAGGACAAACGGAGAGGTACATGAACCGTCCAaccaggaagaaaaagaaaaaagaagagaggggagTTCCCTGAATCCTGCTTGGTGGTCCAAACCATACAGCTCATGAACAAAGACTTTTGAGAGTAGGAAATCTGCTTAGGAGAAAACCAGCAAGGACAGAACACAAGTTGGTTAAACAAGGCAAACTGCGAAGTAATCTGTATTACAGAAGGATACTTAATTAACATGGGAAATAATCATTAACAGAATCTGCAGaattagaaatccatcaagacatcatctctcaattttttttaaataccgAAAATATATTTAGAAAAATTTCAGATATCGTAGGCTTGAGAAATACATGCGAGATGAAGCCATGACGATGACAAACAAGATTAGGAGGACAACATTTTGATCAAGGTAAGGCCACCGACTCAGCTGTTGCCATGGAATAGAAGCTGGACACTTGGCAGGTAAACAGACTCAGGATCCCCTTAGCTTGATATATCTGAAGCTTGTTTTTCTCATGAACAATCTGCAAAACTCCCTAATTGTTGGAGACACGAGTCACCAGGTTGAAATCCATCGTGAGTGATACACTATCAACAGATAACAGCTCATGCTGCAACATTTTAGAGAACTAAAGAGCCACGAAATTACCTGAGAAGGGAAATAGCTGAGCAGGATTATGAGAAAAACAGCAGGATATGATAACTACTGCTTTCCGCAATCCTAACGGTTCTCCAGTTCAGCTGTCTAGGAATCCCTCTGCTGGAAGGATTAATTTGTGAGTAGCATATTTGCAATGGCTCAGTGCCATCCAGATCAATTTGCTGGATGATTTGATAATATCCTGTTCTTCAGATTGCAAATGATTCTTAAAGTGTGTCGAACCATGAACCGAAGTCATCCACAGGTTTTGAGCCTAAGGGAGAATGGGAAGGAAAGTTCATTGTTGATGTTGTTCCCTGCTTTTCTGGGTATGCCATGTTCTTCTCTTCTTCAAGGCAAAGAGAGGCTTCTGCAAGCAAATCGTCGATTGAATCATCAAGACTTGCAGCTCTGCCTACTTGCTTTGAGGAATTAGAGTCGCCTGGGGGTTTGGAACCCAAAAGTGACTGAAAAGAAACATTGAAAGTTGCATATTTCTGGTCATTCAGGGCAGCTTCTGCACGCAAATCATCAATTGCATCAACGAGAGCTGTACCAGCATTATTGCCCGAGGAGCTGGGATCTTGACCAACAGAAAATGGACTCACATGGGTTGATGAATTAAATGTTGCACTTCGAGAAGTTGAAGCATTGTCAATGATTCTATCCATGCAGGAGCTAGAAAGACTAGTTTCACTAAATGAGCCGAGAAGCACATCAAGCTCTTCTTCTGCTGCTGGAGCTTCAAACCTGGAGGTTCTATTCTGTTTCAAGTCTGGATCAGTATGAAGGCCAAGGTGTGACATGGGTCCCTGAATTTCTCTGCTGCCAGACAGCCCTGGAGGTATTGAACCGGTAGTTGCATTAAGCTTGGTAACCTGTTCTGTAGAAGTTTGGGATTGACATTCCTCCAGCACTGTTTCTTGCATGATTCCATGAACATCACAAGAATTGCAAAGATTAGTTTGGCCATCTGCAAATTTGCCCAACTCTGCCTCACGGAGAAATCTTGCTGGAGTCGAGCTGTATTTATGTTCACTCACTATTGGTGCGCCTGATTGCTCAGATATCTGGTACGCTTTCGATTTGTCGATCTGCTACAGCAACAACCAAGAAGGATCATAAAGGATGACTTAAAATGATCATTTTCCTAGAAAGCTTAACAAAGAGTACATATTACATAGCCGCTACTAACATCATCTTCCAATAACACCAAACCGCACCAATTGAAACCACACCACCTGCCACTGAAGTTCATACATTTTGGGACCATTCAAAGCATTGGTGAAAAACCATTCTTGAAGAATTTTATATGTGGCAGAGTATAGCTTAATTTCGGCCTACCATGTTGCTTCCCTGGTATGATATGGCACCCATAACAGTGTATCGGTGTGCATACATACATCATTCATTGATAAGTCCACATATACCAGCTGACTGACTCAGATGATGTCCTAACTAGGGGATGTAAAGGATTTACTCAAACAGAGCGCTCTATGTTAACCAGTGTCATGACAATCTTAGGTAACTCAACCATTTCCAACTCCCAAATAATGATTACTATCAACAAAATCATGCCGCTTGGTATTTCAAAATCTACTCTTTATATTACCCATCTCAACAACTAACAAATCACTCCTGGGTATTTACTTAAGAAGCAAGGTAAATGATATACAGTAGTGGCATgccctttttttttggtacaagtaGTGACAAGCTTTTGATCTGGTATAGCTACAACATATCAGTAGCATGCTAATGTTGGAAAGAAAAATTGGGTTTTTTTGGTAATCACCAACACATTTTTTGAAAGTAGTCGTGGCTAAATTGCCTGGTCTAAATTGTTGCCATGCGATACATGTGTCTTCATAAGAGGTACTTATCATAGTCCTTAACAATCCAACAAAATACAGCATGGACTGTTTGTTAGATCGAAACATTACTCTATATCAAAGACAACTGATGAATTAATTTAGGTTCATTGACAAGTGACTCACTTATTTGCTTGACGTAACAATACCTATTAACTGTCATATTAACACAAGAAAGTGATTAGCCAACTTTGTATCAAGACAATAACTTGGCAAGTACTTAGAGAATACATTCTTCATGTGTCTTTCAAAATTTacaaaatctttataatttttacgGCCTGCTTGAGTTCTTAGGACCAGCCAGATTCATACTTACATGCATACCTGCCAGATCTTCAAGCTCCAATAAAACTTACGATCTCTCTACATTTTATGACACAATTCACAGCTTGTCCTCATTTAAggaaattaaatacaaaatcttTTTATGGTGAACCCCATATTCGCTGTTCACTTCAAAATCAAGGAAAATATAGCTCACACATCTATATTAACACTCACTACCACCTTTATGTTGAGAAATTTGTAATGGCACTCGATGCAACAAAAGTCCCAAACATTTGGGCGCAGTCAATGAAAACATGGCACATAGGAAAAGGTTCTACCACCTCAGGATTGATATGGTGTAGGAAAAAAATTTACCTCAACTGATTATACAGAGCTAGAAAGCATACCTTAAACAAGCAGTTGAATTCTGCAAACTGGTGGATATGGATCTCATAATTGCACTCCTAACTGATACCTAGGCATGACCCCCCCCAACCATTCTACCCGCACTGAGCCTCTCTAGGATCCATTTCACTTAGTAAAAAGGGTCTTGAGAGGGTTCTCTCCAACCCTCATACCATTACATGAACTTGGGAGAGagaatttgaaagagaagagagatttctcattatttttattatttagccTGGCTCCCCTTTCCCTATTTATAGAAGAGGGAGGGTGCAAAAAGCTAAAGCCAAACCTGCCTCATCTTCCTCTCCTAGTCGAACTAGGAGGAAGATTTGGGGGCATATAGAACAAGGGAGAGAAACCCACTTAAGTGGTGCCCCTTTTTCTTTCTCACATatatgagaaagagagggggCACTCTCACTAAGGTGCTGTCCCCTCTCTTCTCACTTGCATGAGATAAAAGGAACCAGTCTCTTTAAGTAAGCCTCCACTCACTTCTTCAGCAATGGGTAAGCCTCCACTCACTTCTTCAGCAATAGGCTCAATAAGGTCTGGTAACACGTCTAATTTAGAGCCCAAAAATCTCAAACTAACAAGCGTGCAACATATACCGAGCCCAATACTCCATTATAATGGACCGATATCATATATAGAGCCAAATAAATATCTCTAATAGCTTATAAAGCTAATTCTGGTAGTCCAATTATGTGATGAACTACAACAATCTCCTAAAGGCTGAATTAATGAGtccag
Coding sequences within it:
- the LOC105047256 gene encoding uncharacterized protein isoform X2, coding for MGSAEKKQILVAIEKKERKKSKMDPKASAKSKRSHSQQGRKNHQLPATASAQKKKAATGGGGGEAKPRRAHGSARDLPSNWDRYDDDDGDDGRDGAESPAGTKPADGEIRPKSKGADFSYLIEQARSRPQEHRDLGTSQSAFSLDELSLHFMQGVSSMLSVRVEGLLSWCADDNFIVDDDPTSSCEVSFLSMDLHALAAQLSKLKLSQRLFVEEDLLPEELIDKSKAYQISEQSGAPIVSEHKYSSTPARFLREAELGKFADGQTNLCNSCDVHGIMQETVLEECQSQTSTEQVTKLNATTGSIPPGLSGSREIQGPMSHLGLHTDPDLKQNRTSRFEAPAAEEELDVLLGSFSETSLSSSCMDRIIDNASTSRSATFNSSTHVSPFSVGQDPSSSGNNAGTALVDAIDDLRAEAALNDQKYATFNVSFQSLLGSKPPGDSNSSKQVGRAASLDDSIDDLLAEASLCLEEEKNMAYPEKQGTTSTMNFPSHSPLGSKPVDDFGSWFDTL
- the LOC105047256 gene encoding uncharacterized protein isoform X1, giving the protein MGSAEKKQILVAIEKKERKKSKMDPKASAKSKRSHSQQGRKNHQLPATASAQKKKAATGGGGGEAKPRRAHGSARDLPSNWDRYDDDDGDDGRDGAESPAGTKPADGEIRPKSKGADFSYLIEQARSRPQEHRDLGTSQSAFSLDELSLHFMQGVSSMLSVRVEGLLSWCADDNFIVDDDPTSSCEVSFLSMDLHALAAQLSKLKLSQRLFVEEDLLPEELQIDKSKAYQISEQSGAPIVSEHKYSSTPARFLREAELGKFADGQTNLCNSCDVHGIMQETVLEECQSQTSTEQVTKLNATTGSIPPGLSGSREIQGPMSHLGLHTDPDLKQNRTSRFEAPAAEEELDVLLGSFSETSLSSSCMDRIIDNASTSRSATFNSSTHVSPFSVGQDPSSSGNNAGTALVDAIDDLRAEAALNDQKYATFNVSFQSLLGSKPPGDSNSSKQVGRAASLDDSIDDLLAEASLCLEEEKNMAYPEKQGTTSTMNFPSHSPLGSKPVDDFGSWFDTL